One window of Anaerotignum faecicola genomic DNA carries:
- a CDS encoding helix-turn-helix domain-containing protein yields the protein MSISEKRLSTTGRRMKYCRKIEKLKLSELADKIDVPIFILKSYETDKKQLPYELARRIANVLHTTAGYLLGWEADPLLDPLLSDIYRQKTNEEALLDDEYDDEPFSDIDDDWDEENESISLFYEMMYKSEEEKDEIIETGAFNAHIAGYLIYTLQQLGCSASTITKARQLFFDEIVPNITAETARELGEATELNKLDSILNKNNVIHFPTED from the coding sequence ATGAGTATTAGCGAAAAAAGACTCTCAACTACAGGAAGGCGAATGAAATATTGCCGGAAGATAGAAAAGCTTAAACTCTCTGAATTGGCAGATAAAATAGATGTACCCATTTTTATCCTGAAAAGCTACGAAACTGATAAAAAACAACTTCCCTATGAATTGGCCCGCCGCATAGCCAATGTGCTGCACACAACCGCAGGCTATTTACTCGGTTGGGAAGCCGATCCGCTCCTTGATCCACTTTTGTCTGATATCTACCGCCAAAAGACAAATGAAGAAGCGTTGCTTGATGATGAGTATGATGATGAACCATTTTCCGATATTGACGATGATTGGGACGAGGAAAATGAATCCATTTCATTATTTTATGAAATGATGTATAAAAGTGAAGAGGAGAAAGACGAAATCATAGAAACAGGAGCATTCAACGCCCATATCGCAGGCTATCTGATATATACACTACAACAATTAGGCTGTTCAGCAAGTACAATTACAAAGGCTCGCCAGCTGTTCTTTGACGAAATCGTTCCAAACATAACCGCCGAAACTGCCAGAGAGCTGGGTGAAGCTACGGAGCTCAACAAGTTAGATAGTATTCTCAATAAGAACAATGTTATCCATTTTCCAACCGAGGACTAA